From a single Apium graveolens cultivar Ventura chromosome 2, ASM990537v1, whole genome shotgun sequence genomic region:
- the LOC141695645 gene encoding uncharacterized protein LOC141695645, whose product MSIVGEPSKHSKSETMFEFGDPDLEGLKFPQEDPLVITPIIGNCPVMRVLVDNGASVDIMFHDIFIRMGYNNSQLTPSNVPIYGFNHVECKVEEAIQLLVTIGEEPREDTQMLNFQVVKAASTYNTIMGRIAIHAFKAFPSTYHMVLKFPTRNGVREVRGD is encoded by the coding sequence ATGAGCATAGTTGGAGAGCCATCTAAGCATTCTAAGTCAGAGACGATGTTTGAATTTGGTGACccagaccttgaaggtttgaaatttcctcaggAAGATCCTCTGGTTATCACTCCGATAATTGGAAATTGTCCTGTTATGAGGGTCCTAGTGGACAATGGAGCTTCCGTGGACATTATGTTCCATGACATATTCATAAGGATGGGCTACAATAATTCTCAGCTAACTCCATCTAACGTACCCATCTACGGGTTTAACCATGTAGAATGCAAAGTCGAAGAAGCAATACAACTTCTCGTAACTATCGGGGAAGAGCCCAGGGAGGACACACAGATGTTGAACTTTCAGGTTGTCAAGGCAGCCTCTACTTACAATACTATCATGGGTAGAATAGCGATCCATGCTTTTAAGGCTTTTCCCTCAACCTACCACATGGTACTGAAGTTCCCAACTAGAAATGGTGTTAGAGAAGTAAGGGGAGATTAG